The genomic window GGAGTTACAAGCAATAGCTATAATAACATTAACGTTTTAACAGGTAATCAAGTAACCGTTAGATTTGTAGTAAATAATGCCACAACCGTGTGGGGAGAAAATGTATATCTTACGGGCAATGTAGCTGAACTTGGCAACTGGGATACATCGAAGGCAATAGGACCAATGTTTAACCAGGTTGTGTATCAATATCCTACGTGGTATTACGATGTGAGTGTGCCTGCTGGTACTACTATACAATTTAAGTTTATAAAGAAAAATGGCAGTACTGTAACCTGGGAAGGTGGATACAACCACGTATATACTACACCCACTTCTGGTACAGCTACTGTAATTGTAAACTGGCAAAATTGACAACTAAAAAGCTAAATTTCCCTCTTTCCCTATTTTTAAAAGTAGAGGTAGGTTATATTTACCCTATCTCTACTTTTAAATTTTTTGTACGTAAGGCGATAATAATAAAATCTACTTGGCTTAATTCTAAAGCAAGAAGCATAATCCGCAGTAAAACATTTGGCTATAGGTATCGCAGTTCTTGAAAAGGCCAATTATATTCAGCAAGAATACTATTACCAAGCTTTTTGTATACCTAAATACTGTTACCAGAGATCGAAAGAGCAAGTTATAAGTATAAAAATAGAAAAATCTGTCAATCCATTATAGATATTCGTCATTTATATTTATTAGTTTTTGTTTTCTGTTCTACCATTATTGACTC from Thermoanaerobacter uzonensis DSM 18761 includes these protein-coding regions:
- a CDS encoding carbohydrate-binding module family 20 domain-containing protein, giving the protein GVTSNSYNNINVLTGNQVTVRFVVNNATTVWGENVYLTGNVAELGNWDTSKAIGPMFNQVVYQYPTWYYDVSVPAGTTIQFKFIKKNGSTVTWEGGYNHVYTTPTSGTATVIVNWQN